In a single window of the Prochlorococcus marinus str. AS9601 genome:
- a CDS encoding AAA family ATPase, producing the protein MLIQLKIENIALIEIIEINFEKGLNIITGDSGSGKSLILDSLNALFGGTNIPLKHLIRPGKDFCVIEAIFSSSFQINNWLISNGFEITSSELQIKRKSYKKNNKILSKYSLNDLPINKQSLEKLGRFLIDFAGQSDTFIFDSLDKRRLIIDDLCSQEFRDTSERIKSIWRESEKLTRLLNEKIEFSRNQEEKNLAIKHMLKSLEEADLNSSQEILELELLENKLVNNLEINNSIKSSLENLNNFSHDEPSVTSFLNQSLKILNKTADFDLKIQKFREKLLNIHTDVEDLIFELKSYLQEIENYESNLPEIQRRLFFLKNLERTFSLDLTQLIEKRDQLKTYFQQNDQGNEICSIKSQIENLQHNLNSLFVIQSTERKKIAKQLKNSVMSTLGNLGLENANFSIQFSASKPSGDGIDDINFLFSANPDQKLAPLSNVISGGEMSRFLLAIKSSISKQPNTFFLDEIDSGLSGKSLFSLVELIKEISKNQQVLCITHQPFLAARGSAHFKVHKNVINGITYTSIAKLTTKNQRKNELIELIGGGSCEVNEYASRLLDCSAA; encoded by the coding sequence ATGTTAATACAACTAAAAATAGAAAATATTGCCTTAATAGAAATTATAGAAATTAATTTCGAAAAAGGTTTGAATATCATAACTGGGGATTCTGGTTCAGGAAAATCATTAATTTTGGATTCCCTAAATGCTCTCTTTGGTGGAACTAATATACCTCTAAAACATTTAATACGTCCAGGAAAAGATTTTTGCGTTATTGAGGCGATATTTTCTTCTTCTTTTCAAATTAATAATTGGTTAATTAGTAATGGTTTTGAAATAACTTCTTCAGAACTACAAATTAAAAGAAAATCTTATAAAAAAAATAATAAAATCTTATCCAAATATAGCCTTAATGATTTACCAATTAATAAACAATCATTAGAAAAACTTGGAAGATTTTTAATAGATTTTGCAGGTCAATCTGACACTTTTATCTTTGATTCTTTAGATAAAAGAAGACTAATTATTGATGACTTATGTTCTCAAGAATTTAGAGATACTAGCGAAAGGATTAAAAGTATATGGAGAGAAAGTGAAAAGCTAACAAGACTATTGAATGAAAAAATAGAATTTTCTAGGAATCAAGAAGAAAAAAACTTGGCAATTAAACACATGTTGAAGAGTTTAGAAGAGGCTGATTTAAATTCAAGTCAAGAAATTTTAGAACTAGAGTTATTAGAAAATAAACTTGTAAATAATCTTGAAATTAATAATTCAATTAAATCATCATTAGAAAATTTAAATAATTTTAGTCATGATGAACCTTCAGTAACTTCTTTTCTAAATCAATCACTAAAGATTTTAAATAAAACAGCCGATTTCGATTTAAAGATTCAAAAATTCAGAGAGAAGTTATTAAATATTCATACTGATGTTGAAGATTTAATTTTTGAGCTGAAGTCATATTTGCAAGAAATAGAAAATTATGAATCTAATCTTCCAGAAATACAAAGAAGATTATTTTTTTTAAAAAACTTAGAGAGAACTTTTTCATTGGATTTAACTCAATTAATTGAAAAACGCGATCAATTAAAGACCTATTTTCAACAAAATGATCAAGGTAATGAGATTTGCAGTATTAAATCTCAAATTGAGAATTTACAACATAATTTAAATTCTTTATTTGTTATTCAATCTACTGAAAGAAAAAAAATTGCTAAACAGTTAAAAAATTCAGTAATGTCAACTTTAGGCAATCTAGGTTTAGAAAATGCAAATTTTTCAATTCAATTTTCTGCATCCAAGCCTTCTGGCGATGGAATTGATGATATAAATTTTTTGTTTTCGGCTAATCCTGATCAGAAGCTTGCTCCATTATCAAATGTTATTTCTGGCGGAGAAATGTCAAGATTTTTATTAGCTATTAAATCTAGTATTTCTAAACAACCTAATACTTTCTTTTTAGATGAAATTGATAGTGGTTTAAGTGGTAAATCTCTATTTTCTTTGGTTGAGCTTATAAAAGAAATTTCTAAAAATCAACAAGTCTTATGTATTACACATCAGCCATTTCTAGCTGCTAGGGGATCAGCTCATTTCAAAGTTCATAAAAACGTTATTAATGGAATAACTTATACTTCAATTGCAAAACTAACTACAAAAAATCAAAGAAAAAATGAACTAATAGAACTTATAGGTGGAGGTTCATGCGAAGTAAACGAATATGCTTCTAGACTACTTGATTGCTCAGCTGCGTAA
- a CDS encoding ABC1 kinase family protein: MKEDFTDFIEVSGLLNYDPDTISKIYKKNPKRLLKRLWQTLLPIFAYIFSVGWDKLTGRLKNKQQARFRARELTNLLVELGPAFVKAGQALSTRPDIIPGILLEELSELQDQLPGFDSDKAMELIEEDLGNKIDEIFLEIDKEPISAASLGQVHKAKLKNEEIVAIKVQRPGLREQITLDLYIVRNIAYWLKNNIGLIRSDLVALIDELGKRVFEEMDYLNEAANAEKFRDMHKHNKMIAVPKIYKEITSRRVLAMEWIDGTKLTNLEDVKKLGINPDDMIDIGVQCSLEQLLEHGFFHADPHPGNLLALEDGRLCYLDFGMMSEVSRESRSGLIQAVVHLVNKNFDKLSQDFVKLGFLSEEVNLEPIVPAFQDVFINAVEQGVSKMDFKSVTDDMSGVMYKFPFRLPPYYALIIRSLLTLEGIALSVDPNFKILGAAYPYFARRLMEDPDPQLRESLKEMLFDNKKFKWDRLEDLLSNAAKQTNLDLEKLLDEVINLLFSPTGGFLRNEIVEGLTNQIDLLSLKILKSLNNYLPQSIKLNTTNENNNLSDLIMYVEPLRNFLEILQKVPGYSIDIFLRRVPRLINEPYTKEMGIKIAKKVTEKGVVRLVKIAAGANI; encoded by the coding sequence ATGAAAGAAGACTTTACTGATTTTATTGAGGTATCTGGACTCTTAAATTATGATCCAGATACAATTTCTAAAATTTACAAAAAAAATCCTAAAAGACTTTTAAAAAGGCTTTGGCAAACACTCCTACCTATTTTTGCTTACATCTTTTCCGTTGGATGGGATAAATTAACTGGAAGGCTGAAAAATAAACAGCAAGCAAGATTTAGAGCAAGAGAATTAACAAATTTGTTAGTAGAACTTGGACCTGCATTTGTTAAAGCAGGCCAAGCTTTATCAACAAGACCAGATATAATCCCAGGCATTCTTCTAGAAGAATTATCTGAATTGCAAGATCAGCTCCCAGGTTTTGATAGCGATAAAGCTATGGAATTAATAGAAGAAGATTTAGGAAACAAAATAGATGAGATTTTTTTAGAAATTGATAAAGAGCCAATTTCTGCTGCTTCTTTAGGTCAAGTACATAAAGCTAAATTAAAAAACGAAGAGATCGTTGCAATAAAAGTACAAAGGCCAGGTTTAAGAGAACAAATAACCTTAGACCTTTACATTGTAAGAAATATTGCTTATTGGCTAAAAAACAATATCGGATTGATAAGAAGTGATCTAGTTGCTTTGATTGATGAATTAGGCAAGAGGGTTTTTGAAGAAATGGATTATTTAAACGAAGCTGCAAATGCAGAAAAATTTAGAGATATGCATAAACATAACAAGATGATTGCCGTACCAAAAATTTATAAAGAAATAACTTCAAGAAGAGTTTTAGCAATGGAATGGATAGACGGTACAAAATTAACAAATTTAGAGGATGTAAAAAAATTAGGAATTAATCCTGATGACATGATTGATATAGGGGTGCAATGCAGTTTAGAACAGCTTTTAGAACATGGTTTTTTTCATGCAGACCCGCATCCAGGTAATTTATTAGCCTTAGAAGATGGAAGATTATGTTATCTAGATTTTGGAATGATGAGCGAGGTTTCCAGAGAATCTAGGTCAGGATTAATTCAAGCAGTAGTTCACTTAGTAAATAAAAACTTCGATAAATTGTCTCAAGATTTCGTAAAATTAGGATTTTTATCAGAGGAAGTTAATCTAGAACCTATTGTTCCAGCATTTCAAGATGTTTTCATTAACGCCGTTGAACAAGGAGTTTCGAAAATGGATTTTAAGAGCGTTACTGACGATATGTCTGGTGTTATGTATAAATTCCCTTTCAGACTACCCCCGTATTATGCTCTTATAATTAGATCATTACTTACATTAGAGGGAATAGCTTTAAGCGTAGATCCAAACTTCAAAATATTAGGAGCAGCTTATCCATATTTTGCAAGAAGATTGATGGAAGACCCTGATCCACAATTGAGGGAAAGCCTTAAAGAAATGCTTTTTGATAATAAAAAATTTAAATGGGATCGTTTAGAAGATCTACTTTCTAACGCTGCAAAGCAAACAAATCTCGATTTAGAAAAACTTTTAGACGAAGTTATAAATCTTCTCTTTTCTCCAACTGGAGGATTTCTTAGAAATGAGATAGTTGAAGGTTTAACAAATCAGATAGATTTACTTAGTCTAAAAATATTGAAAAGTTTAAATAATTATCTTCCACAATCAATTAAATTAAATACTACTAACGAAAATAATAACTTGAGTGACCTTATAATGTATGTTGAGCCATTGAGAAACTTTTTAGAGATTTTACAAAAAGTACCGGGGTATTCAATTGACATTTTTCTAAGAAGAGTGCCAAGACTTATTAATGAGCCCTATACAAAAGAAATGGGTATAAAAATAGCAAAAAAAGTAACTGAAAAAGGAGTAGTAAGACTTGTTAAGATTGCCGCTGGTGCAAATATATAA
- a CDS encoding alpha/beta hydrolase gives MKFNKFLKLKIFFIVVISPLFFNIPKACTAEEIKITYSIFSRTIKVNSLKTFAKEGKSTKQLKRILKATGSPDKEIRKVLNKEFEVPISIASKLVYSEIGNVFLTRLSSIIHPPRATDERTGMLALRASVIQGINIGNGKINLVNFFEGYPTKTVILDVSALSKVMNKVESISELLTFFTNSPLEKIKTN, from the coding sequence ATGAAGTTTAATAAATTTTTAAAATTAAAAATATTTTTTATTGTAGTAATTTCTCCATTATTTTTTAATATACCAAAAGCTTGTACTGCTGAAGAAATTAAAATCACTTATAGTATATTTTCGAGAACAATTAAAGTAAATTCTTTAAAAACTTTTGCTAAAGAAGGTAAATCTACAAAACAATTAAAAAGAATTTTAAAAGCAACCGGGTCTCCCGATAAAGAAATTAGAAAAGTTTTAAACAAAGAATTTGAAGTTCCTATTAGCATTGCAAGCAAACTAGTATATTCTGAAATAGGGAATGTTTTTTTAACAAGACTTTCATCTATTATCCACCCACCAAGAGCAACTGATGAAAGAACAGGCATGCTGGCCCTCAGAGCAAGCGTAATTCAAGGAATTAACATAGGAAATGGAAAAATAAATCTAGTAAATTTTTTTGAAGGATATCCAACTAAAACTGTAATTTTAGATGTCAGCGCTTTGAGCAAAGTTATGAATAAAGTAGAATCGATTTCGGAATTATTAACCTTTTTCACCAATTCCCCTCTAGAAAAAATCAAAACAAATTAA